In Roseofilum casamattae BLCC-M143, a single window of DNA contains:
- a CDS encoding non-ribosomal peptide synthetase, which translates to MQTNSLKTTTIAAQDIANLDSKKLEDNFAIAIAKPGLLDSLTLQKETRKAPSPPEVEIAVTATGLNFKEVLIALGLMPSPHGALPKFGLECAGTVVRVGSEVKDFNVGDRVIAFGQPCLQKYVTLSQDLVTLRPPQLSAEEAATLPVAFMTAYYSLVIQGRLQAGETILIHSATGGVGLAAVGVARWLGAEILATAGNEEKRDYLRSLGIECVMDSRSLDFAEEVKRHTQGRGVDVVLNSLGGEAILKNLEILAPYGRFLELGRRDILNNTQLGLLPFEKSLAFFSINVEPARENFRKLWQEILGHFRAGNFSPLPYRSFPIESAAEAFAYMSEAKHMGKIVLRVSEEKESPPPSNSSTVRVRETAQPSTLDPTFGKGLAPDRGVDIFARILSGSFSQVLVSAEDLFPPESTENEESAVNTEISPTETKSTQAKHPRPPLETPYVAARNAIEEQIVEIWENYLGISPIGIRDDFFALGGHSLLATRLVAKLGDTFNTEILLSELFDSPTILRLAEVIEAGSAETTIALTLPEIISDLEQRNEPFPLTEVQQAYWIGRQNGFALGNVSTHFYGEIDAIDLDLVRYNRAWQRLIHRHEMLRAIVRPDGQQQILPEIPPYEVKVLDLRGKPAAEVEQTLAEVRDRLSHQVIESDRAPLFEICATQMDEGRVRLHLSFDALIADLGSGEILFRELYDLYQDPDRELPALSVSFRDYVYALEALKESELYQRDWNYWQQRLPELPPAPDLPLAKPLATLDEVRFHRRTHRLSPELWQPLKHRAGRFNLTPSGLLAAAFAEVLAAWSSKPQFTLNLTLFNRLPLHEEIDRIVGDFTSLTLLAIDCREKESFVTRAQRLQKQLWEDLDRSSVSGVTLLRELSQLQGDGSPVFMPIVFTSNLIQEGIEAKATAISQFGDLTYSISQTPQVILDHQVYEDGGTLVLTWDCADEAFPEGVLDAMFAAYETFLHDLATVETSWETQVRQLQIPQLEIQQESNRTEAPLPAGLLHDGFFQQAQKTPEAIAISTLHRTFTYQELSRIACQLGHRLRELGAKPDELVAVVMEKGWEQVVAVLGILASGAAYLPIDPAMPAERIAYLLENGDVRVAIVQSQGRDNIPANITVIASDDSEFAERSRSKQPDTLLESRQTPENLAYVIYTSGSTGKPKGVAIAHRGALNTVVDINQRFRVGAGDRVLALSSLSFDLSVYDIFGTLAAGATLVIPEAEVAKDPAHWAELVESNGITLWNSVPALMQLFVDYMESRPDLKADSLRSVLLSGDWLPLTLPPQIKAIAPEATVMSLGGATEASIWSIYYPIDAIDPAWNSIPYGRPLLNQHFYVLNPNLEACPIWVTGQLYIGGVGLAERYWKDPEKTAASFIIHPETGERLYRTGDLGRYLPDGNIEFLGREDFQLKIRGYRIEAGEVESAIANHPRVRKAIVTSAGDGRSKEQLVAYVVSDTAVPEPPVETSESGLVLDPVARLEFRLEQRGIRNLEGNAETELPTSEPLRRDIYLQRQSYRQYLQDPFPLTDLANLLNCLRSLQLEESPLPKYRYPSAGHLYPVQTYIYVKPGRIDGLEGGTYYYHPIKHRLILISKTAHLERDLYSYSNKDIFDRAAFAIFSIGSLDAISPLYGEFSRDFCLLEAGYVGQLLSEECHRYNIGLCAIGDPVDAKVLEESFQLESNNIVLQGFLGGAISPEQKQQWLQPQAPNQEETTEKPLSFEQELRNLLTDRLPDYMVPSAFVFLDEFPLTANGKINRKALPSPQFKLAQTSYVAPRNAQEELLAQIWQEVLDIDRIGIDENFFELGGNSLQATQILTRIREALPAADLSLRQLLNAATVAELAEAIEENLLAQLEGLSDEEAADLLSGQ; encoded by the coding sequence ATGCAGACTAACTCTTTAAAAACAACAACAATTGCAGCACAAGATATTGCAAATTTAGATAGCAAAAAGCTCGAGGATAATTTCGCCATTGCGATCGCTAAACCGGGCTTACTCGATAGCTTGACCTTACAAAAAGAGACACGTAAAGCCCCCAGTCCTCCTGAAGTCGAGATTGCCGTTACTGCCACCGGACTTAACTTCAAAGAAGTGTTAATTGCCTTGGGATTAATGCCGTCTCCTCATGGCGCTCTGCCAAAATTTGGTTTAGAGTGTGCGGGAACGGTCGTGCGAGTTGGCTCGGAAGTCAAAGATTTTAATGTAGGCGATCGCGTCATTGCTTTCGGTCAGCCCTGCTTGCAAAAATATGTTACGCTTTCTCAAGATTTAGTTACCCTCAGACCTCCACAATTAAGCGCCGAAGAAGCAGCAACACTTCCAGTTGCCTTTATGACGGCTTATTATTCCTTAGTTATTCAAGGAAGATTGCAAGCAGGAGAGACAATTTTAATTCATTCTGCCACAGGAGGAGTTGGATTAGCTGCCGTGGGCGTTGCCCGTTGGTTGGGTGCGGAAATATTAGCGACGGCCGGGAATGAAGAAAAGCGCGATTATCTGCGATCGCTGGGCATTGAATGCGTGATGGATTCTCGTTCTTTAGACTTTGCCGAAGAGGTTAAACGTCATACCCAAGGTCGCGGAGTCGATGTCGTCCTCAATTCTTTAGGAGGAGAAGCGATTCTCAAAAATCTAGAAATTTTGGCTCCCTACGGTCGATTTCTAGAACTCGGTCGCCGAGATATTCTCAACAATACTCAACTCGGATTATTACCTTTTGAAAAAAGCCTGGCTTTCTTCTCAATTAATGTCGAACCGGCACGGGAAAACTTTAGAAAATTATGGCAAGAAATTCTCGGTCATTTTCGCGCAGGAAATTTCTCGCCCCTCCCCTATCGCAGCTTTCCGATAGAATCGGCAGCCGAAGCGTTCGCTTATATGTCCGAAGCCAAACATATGGGGAAAATCGTTCTGCGCGTTTCGGAAGAGAAAGAATCCCCTCCCCCATCGAATAGCTCTACAGTTCGAGTTAGAGAAACCGCGCAACCTTCCACTCTAGATCCAACTTTTGGGAAAGGATTAGCACCCGATCGCGGAGTCGATATTTTTGCGCGCATTCTGAGCGGTTCTTTCTCGCAAGTATTGGTTTCTGCCGAAGATTTATTTCCTCCCGAATCTACAGAAAATGAGGAGAGCGCTGTAAATACAGAAATTAGCCCAACTGAAACGAAATCCACTCAAGCCAAGCATCCCCGACCTCCTCTAGAAACGCCCTATGTGGCAGCGCGCAACGCGATCGAGGAACAAATTGTCGAAATCTGGGAGAACTATCTCGGTATTTCCCCCATTGGCATTCGCGATGACTTCTTTGCCTTGGGGGGTCATTCTTTGTTAGCAACTCGCCTGGTTGCCAAATTAGGCGATACATTTAATACCGAAATTCTCTTAAGCGAACTCTTTGATTCTCCCACCATCCTTCGCTTGGCAGAAGTCATCGAAGCCGGGTCTGCAGAAACAACAATCGCTCTGACATTACCAGAAATCATCTCCGACCTCGAACAGCGCAACGAACCCTTTCCCCTCACCGAAGTTCAACAGGCTTACTGGATCGGTCGTCAGAATGGATTTGCCTTGGGTAATGTTTCCACTCACTTCTATGGCGAAATCGACGCGATCGACCTCGATCTCGTCCGTTATAATCGCGCTTGGCAGCGTTTAATCCATCGCCACGAAATGTTAAGGGCGATCGTGCGTCCCGACGGACAACAGCAAATTCTGCCTGAAATTCCCCCCTATGAAGTCAAAGTACTCGACTTGCGCGGCAAACCTGCAGCAGAAGTCGAGCAAACCCTAGCAGAAGTTCGCGATCGCCTTTCCCATCAAGTTATCGAGAGCGATCGCGCGCCCCTCTTTGAAATTTGCGCGACTCAGATGGACGAAGGGCGAGTTCGACTGCACCTGAGTTTTGATGCCCTAATTGCTGACTTAGGCAGTGGCGAGATATTATTCCGAGAACTCTACGACCTCTATCAAGACCCCGATCGCGAACTGCCAGCACTCTCGGTTTCCTTCCGCGATTATGTGTATGCCTTAGAAGCCTTAAAAGAGAGCGAACTCTATCAGCGAGATTGGAACTACTGGCAGCAGCGCCTCCCCGAACTTCCTCCCGCCCCGGATCTGCCCCTCGCCAAGCCTCTAGCGACCTTAGATGAAGTCCGCTTTCACCGTCGCACCCATCGCCTCTCCCCCGAACTGTGGCAGCCCTTAAAACACAGAGCAGGTCGTTTTAATCTCACCCCTTCCGGCTTGCTAGCGGCTGCATTTGCCGAAGTTCTGGCAGCTTGGAGCAGCAAACCCCAATTTACCCTCAACCTCACCCTCTTCAACCGTCTCCCCCTCCACGAGGAAATCGATCGCATTGTCGGCGACTTTACCTCCCTCACTCTCTTAGCGATCGACTGTCGCGAGAAAGAATCTTTTGTCACTCGCGCCCAACGCTTGCAAAAACAACTTTGGGAAGACCTCGATCGCAGTTCGGTTAGTGGCGTAACTTTATTGCGCGAGTTGAGTCAACTGCAAGGAGATGGTTCTCCCGTCTTCATGCCCATCGTCTTTACCAGCAATCTCATTCAAGAGGGAATCGAAGCCAAAGCCACGGCAATCTCGCAATTTGGCGACTTAACCTACAGTATCAGTCAAACGCCACAAGTCATTCTCGACCATCAGGTATACGAAGATGGAGGAACCTTAGTCCTGACGTGGGATTGTGCGGATGAAGCGTTCCCCGAAGGCGTTCTCGATGCCATGTTTGCCGCCTACGAAACCTTCCTGCACGATTTAGCAACGGTTGAGACAAGTTGGGAAACCCAAGTCCGACAGTTGCAGATTCCCCAACTCGAAATCCAGCAAGAGAGCAACCGCACGGAAGCACCTCTTCCTGCCGGACTATTGCACGATGGGTTCTTCCAACAAGCACAGAAAACTCCCGAAGCGATCGCCATTTCCACTCTGCATCGCACCTTTACCTACCAAGAACTGTCTCGCATTGCCTGCCAACTGGGCCATCGACTGCGAGAGTTAGGGGCAAAACCAGACGAACTGGTAGCCGTCGTCATGGAAAAAGGCTGGGAACAAGTCGTTGCCGTTCTCGGAATTCTGGCATCCGGTGCTGCCTATTTGCCCATCGATCCGGCAATGCCTGCCGAACGCATCGCGTACTTATTGGAAAATGGGGATGTTAGAGTTGCGATCGTTCAATCCCAAGGGCGCGATAATATCCCCGCCAACATTACCGTTATTGCCTCCGATGATAGCGAGTTTGCCGAGCGGAGTCGAAGCAAACAACCCGACACTCTCCTAGAAAGCCGACAGACTCCTGAAAATCTGGCGTATGTTATTTATACTTCCGGTTCGACAGGCAAGCCGAAAGGAGTCGCGATCGCCCATCGGGGTGCATTAAATACCGTTGTCGATATCAATCAACGCTTTCGGGTGGGTGCGGGCGATCGCGTTCTCGCCCTCTCCTCCCTCAGTTTCGATCTCTCGGTCTACGATATCTTTGGCACCCTAGCAGCCGGAGCAACCTTAGTAATACCCGAAGCGGAAGTCGCTAAAGATCCAGCTCATTGGGCGGAGTTGGTAGAGAGTAATGGCATAACTCTGTGGAACTCGGTACCCGCCCTCATGCAGCTATTTGTCGATTACATGGAATCTCGCCCCGATTTAAAAGCGGATTCCCTGCGATCGGTACTCTTGAGCGGAGATTGGCTGCCTCTGACCTTACCTCCACAGATTAAAGCCATTGCCCCAGAAGCCACAGTCATGAGTTTGGGAGGCGCAACCGAAGCGTCTATCTGGTCGATTTATTATCCCATCGACGCGATCGATCCGGCATGGAACAGTATTCCCTACGGTCGTCCCCTGCTCAATCAACACTTCTACGTCCTCAACCCAAATCTGGAAGCCTGTCCGATCTGGGTAACCGGACAACTCTACATCGGCGGTGTTGGTTTAGCCGAGAGATACTGGAAAGACCCAGAAAAAACCGCCGCCAGCTTTATCATTCATCCCGAAACCGGAGAACGTCTCTATCGCACGGGAGACTTGGGACGCTATCTTCCCGATGGCAATATCGAATTTTTGGGTCGAGAAGACTTCCAACTAAAAATTCGCGGCTATCGCATTGAAGCCGGAGAAGTGGAAAGTGCGATCGCCAACCATCCTCGCGTCCGCAAAGCAATTGTCACCTCCGCAGGCGATGGGCGCAGCAAAGAACAATTGGTGGCTTATGTGGTGAGCGATACTGCCGTCCCAGAACCCCCTGTAGAAACCTCTGAAAGCGGTCTGGTTCTCGATCCGGTGGCGCGGTTGGAGTTCCGCCTCGAACAACGAGGAATTCGCAACCTAGAAGGGAATGCAGAAACAGAATTACCCACCTCCGAACCCCTGCGGCGCGATATCTATCTCCAGCGTCAAAGCTATCGTCAATATCTGCAAGATCCCTTCCCTTTAACTGACTTAGCCAACCTGTTAAATTGCCTGCGTTCTCTGCAGTTAGAAGAATCTCCTCTGCCTAAATATCGCTATCCTTCAGCCGGTCATCTCTATCCCGTGCAGACTTATATTTATGTCAAACCGGGACGCATTGACGGTTTAGAAGGAGGAACATATTACTACCATCCCATCAAGCACCGCCTCATTTTGATCTCGAAAACAGCACATTTGGAGCGAGATTTATACAGTTACTCCAACAAAGATATTTTCGATCGCGCTGCTTTTGCTATTTTTTCGATTGGCTCCCTCGACGCGATTTCCCCACTTTACGGCGAATTCTCCCGAGACTTTTGCTTGCTTGAAGCGGGATATGTAGGTCAACTGTTGAGCGAAGAGTGTCACCGTTACAATATCGGACTCTGTGCCATTGGCGACCCCGTCGATGCCAAAGTGCTGGAGGAGTCTTTTCAACTCGAAAGCAATAATATCGTGCTCCAAGGATTCCTTGGAGGGGCAATCTCCCCAGAACAAAAACAGCAATGGTTGCAACCGCAAGCACCCAACCAAGAAGAAACCACTGAAAAACCCCTCTCTTTCGAGCAAGAATTGCGGAATTTATTAACCGACCGCCTGCCCGATTATATGGTACCTTCGGCCTTTGTTTTCTTAGATGAATTTCCTCTGACAGCCAACGGCAAAATTAACCGCAAAGCTCTTCCTTCTCCTCAATTTAAACTGGCTCAAACCTCCTATGTTGCACCGCGTAATGCCCAAGAAGAACTCCTCGCTCAAATTTGGCAAGAAGTTTTAGACATCGATCGCATCGGCATCGACGAGAACTTCTTTGAACTCGGGGGTAATTCCCTACAAGCAACGCAAATTCTGACGCGAATTCGAGAAGCATTACCTGCCGCCGATTTAAGTTTGCGGCAACTTCTCAATGCGGCTACAGTCGCCGAATTAGCTGAGGCGATCGAGGAGAATTTACTGGCTCAACTTGAAGGGTTATCTGATGAGGAGGCCGCCGATTTGTTGAGCGGTCAATGA
- a CDS encoding type I polyketide synthase → MTSEYNGLEIAIIGLSGRFAQSETIDKFWQHLISGEELISVFTENEAGKKTVKAGSILDNVEYFDASFFGFSPREAEVMDPQHRLFLECAWEALEDAGYDSSREKRSIGVYAGVGMGYYLYYNLLPNPELLNSIGGLQRLIGVDKDYVPTRVSYKLDLKGPSVSVGTACSSSLVAVHLACQSLLSGECYMSLAAGVAVKVPQNELTLSPDEIISPDGHCRAFDAGANGTLGGNGIGTVVLKRLEDAIADRDYIYATIKGSAINNDGAGKIGYTAPSEEGQIRTIRTAQMVAEVHPESISYLEAHGTGTPLGDPIEIAAATRAFRRHTEKTNYCAIGSVKTNLGHLDAAAGIAGLIKTTLALDRQLIPPSINFTQPNPRIDFANSPFYINDKLQEWTRNGSPRRAGVSSFGIGGTNAHIILEEAPNPTPASTSRPWQLLLLSAKNAPALEKATQNLGQFLLANGDRNLADIAYTLQVGRREFSHRRAVVAENFAEAIAALANGAMSATPALDNPPVVFLFSGQGSQYINMAREVYESEPLFRQECDRCFEILQNHLDTDLRQLLYPTEAPGAEAKNTLKQTAIAQPALFVIEYALARLWISWGVRPQFLLGHSVGEYVAACLAGVFSLEDGLATIALRGRLMQACPQGTMLSVELGAQEVQSYLNEDLTLAVCNAPQLTVISGSGAAIEDLQKRLQEAGISCRPLHTSHAFHSPLMEDAIAPLLRHLEGVSLHPPEIPVISNVTGKELTSQQATDPQYWARHLRQTVRFSEGVAELLRDERSLFLEVGPGKTASTLVKQQGNGRIAIPSLPHPKDQISAEKCILSTLSRLWLAGVEVDWSGFYGDEKRDRLPLPTYPFQRQRYWVDAPETALQPTVMPPQSAKESPDSERLYAPKWTIAPLEKVAGNGEQLARVLVFSDRCGLGESLVQQLRDRGKTAVLVEIGEVFTRNGETGYAIAPNSTEDYAALFADLHDRNLLPTSLVHLWTIDPEGYPQKGLRDVDRDRDLGFFSLLEIARGLGKYKWSQPLQITAVTNNMQSVTSKEMVYPERATILGAVKVIPLEYPKFICRSLDFDLAALQNSDRAAEQLLAELTAADSICAYRQGERWLQAFTPVTLDAAAKSPRIKEGGAYLITGGLGGIGLSLARYLATTAQAKLLLTGRSALPPREEWDAWQGEETIGEKIRAVRELESLGAQVTVAGADVCDRSAMEKAIGEFRDRYGALHGIIHAAGVPGGGVIQRKTRETAREVLAPKVEGTLVLDEIVKDVPLDFFVLCSSLVSIKGGFGQVDYTAANAFLDAFAGYKTAADGTFTVAINWDAWQDVGMAARASQQNGNVSEKPSVSSLPLTPNHPLFENYSRDDRQIVYRSLLTPEKHWLLDEHRLQGRGIIPGTGYLEMALTAGLNALDRDNVPHRLRDRAVALNNVYFPTPLAVEDGKKREVQTILQPNSQGYKFQITATGETPIEGAIGSIFETKMPTETLNLQSLREHLNGETVKISGTNYDPLKGLIRFGNRWKNLVEFEWTESEGLATLELSERFASDLDSYRIHPALLDIAVHFLLGQLKDDSFYLPFSYKQLIYGGRLSRKIYSYAKLRDRTADSFKFDITIFDESGRVLIAIEEYTLRKFYAD, encoded by the coding sequence ATGACTTCCGAATACAATGGTTTAGAAATAGCAATTATCGGTCTTTCCGGACGCTTCGCCCAATCTGAGACAATTGACAAGTTTTGGCAGCATTTGATTTCGGGTGAAGAATTAATTTCCGTCTTCACGGAAAACGAAGCTGGTAAAAAAACAGTGAAAGCTGGCTCTATTTTAGATAACGTTGAATATTTTGATGCGTCTTTCTTTGGCTTTTCTCCGAGAGAAGCGGAAGTCATGGACCCGCAACATCGACTCTTTTTAGAATGTGCCTGGGAAGCTTTAGAAGATGCCGGTTATGATTCGTCTCGAGAAAAGCGATCGATTGGCGTCTATGCCGGGGTCGGCATGGGCTATTATCTCTACTATAATTTACTGCCGAATCCGGAATTACTCAATTCCATTGGTGGTTTGCAACGTTTAATTGGGGTGGATAAAGATTACGTTCCAACTCGCGTTTCTTATAAACTCGATTTGAAAGGGCCGAGCGTGAGCGTGGGAACGGCCTGTTCGAGTTCTTTAGTTGCGGTTCACCTGGCTTGTCAGAGCTTGCTGTCGGGAGAATGTTATATGTCTCTAGCAGCAGGGGTTGCGGTTAAAGTTCCGCAAAACGAACTGACATTATCTCCCGATGAAATTATTTCTCCCGACGGTCATTGTCGCGCCTTCGATGCGGGAGCAAACGGTACTTTAGGCGGAAATGGAATTGGTACTGTGGTCCTCAAGCGTTTGGAAGATGCGATCGCAGATCGAGATTATATTTACGCCACGATTAAAGGTTCGGCTATTAACAATGATGGAGCCGGAAAAATTGGTTATACCGCCCCCAGTGAAGAGGGGCAAATTCGTACTATTCGTACCGCGCAGATGGTTGCAGAAGTTCATCCAGAAAGTATTTCTTACCTGGAGGCTCACGGCACGGGAACGCCGTTAGGAGACCCCATCGAAATTGCCGCTGCAACTCGCGCATTTCGCCGACATACGGAGAAAACAAACTATTGCGCGATCGGTTCGGTGAAAACCAATTTAGGCCATCTCGATGCAGCAGCGGGCATTGCCGGACTGATTAAAACCACCCTGGCTCTCGATCGCCAACTGATTCCTCCCAGTATCAATTTTACCCAACCGAATCCGCGCATTGATTTTGCTAATAGTCCTTTTTACATCAATGATAAGCTACAAGAATGGACGCGCAATGGCAGTCCCCGTCGTGCTGGGGTGAGTTCTTTCGGAATTGGCGGAACCAATGCTCACATCATTTTAGAAGAAGCTCCAAACCCAACTCCAGCAAGTACTTCCAGACCTTGGCAGTTGCTTCTGCTCTCGGCTAAAAATGCCCCAGCTCTAGAAAAAGCAACCCAGAATTTAGGGCAGTTCTTACTTGCCAATGGCGATCGCAACTTAGCCGATATTGCTTATACCTTACAAGTGGGACGGCGAGAATTTTCCCATCGTCGCGCTGTGGTTGCCGAGAATTTTGCCGAAGCGATCGCTGCTTTAGCAAACGGTGCCATGTCGGCAACTCCGGCATTAGATAATCCTCCCGTGGTCTTTCTTTTTTCGGGACAAGGTTCTCAATATATCAATATGGCTCGGGAGGTGTACGAAAGCGAACCGTTATTCCGTCAAGAATGCGATCGCTGTTTCGAGATTCTGCAAAACCATCTCGATACGGATCTGCGCCAACTCCTCTATCCGACAGAAGCACCGGGAGCAGAAGCGAAAAATACTCTCAAACAAACGGCGATCGCACAACCAGCTCTCTTTGTTATTGAATATGCTCTGGCTCGCTTGTGGATATCTTGGGGAGTCCGTCCCCAATTCTTATTGGGTCATAGTGTTGGCGAATATGTGGCAGCTTGTTTGGCAGGAGTCTTTTCTCTCGAAGATGGGTTAGCTACCATTGCTCTTCGCGGTCGCCTGATGCAAGCATGTCCGCAAGGAACCATGCTTTCTGTCGAATTAGGCGCGCAAGAAGTTCAAAGCTATTTGAACGAGGATTTAACTCTAGCCGTTTGCAACGCACCCCAACTCACTGTCATCTCTGGGTCTGGCGCCGCCATCGAAGATCTGCAAAAGCGCTTGCAGGAAGCCGGAATTTCCTGTCGTCCTTTGCACACCTCCCACGCCTTCCACTCGCCGTTGATGGAAGATGCGATCGCGCCCCTCCTCCGTCATTTAGAAGGCGTTTCCCTCCATCCACCAGAAATTCCGGTTATTTCCAACGTTACCGGAAAAGAACTGACCTCCCAGCAAGCTACAGACCCTCAATATTGGGCGCGGCATTTGCGTCAAACCGTGCGCTTTAGCGAAGGAGTCGCAGAACTATTGCGAGATGAACGTTCTCTGTTCCTCGAAGTCGGCCCCGGAAAAACTGCCAGTACCTTGGTTAAGCAACAAGGAAACGGACGAATTGCAATTCCTTCTCTCCCCCATCCCAAAGACCAAATCTCTGCGGAAAAATGCATCTTAAGCACTCTCAGTCGCCTGTGGTTGGCTGGAGTTGAGGTAGACTGGTCGGGATTTTATGGGGATGAAAAACGCGATCGCCTGCCTTTACCCACCTATCCTTTTCAGCGCCAGCGTTATTGGGTGGATGCTCCCGAAACGGCATTGCAACCTACGGTAATGCCGCCGCAATCTGCAAAGGAATCTCCCGACTCAGAGCGCTTGTACGCGCCCAAATGGACGATCGCTCCTTTAGAAAAGGTAGCAGGAAATGGAGAACAATTAGCCCGAGTGCTGGTGTTTAGCGATCGCTGTGGTTTGGGAGAAAGCTTGGTGCAACAGTTGCGCGATCGAGGCAAGACGGCGGTTCTAGTAGAAATTGGCGAAGTCTTTACTCGAAATGGCGAAACCGGTTATGCGATCGCTCCTAATTCTACGGAAGATTACGCAGCCTTATTTGCCGACTTGCACGATCGCAATCTGCTCCCCACCAGCTTGGTTCATCTGTGGACGATCGACCCAGAAGGCTATCCTCAAAAGGGATTGAGGGATGTCGATCGCGATCGAGATTTGGGCTTTTTTAGTTTGCTGGAAATTGCGCGGGGGTTAGGGAAATACAAATGGAGCCAACCTTTGCAGATTACTGCCGTCACCAATAATATGCAATCGGTTACCTCTAAGGAGATGGTGTATCCCGAGCGCGCGACCATACTGGGAGCAGTGAAGGTTATTCCTCTAGAATATCCGAAGTTTATCTGTCGCAGTCTCGATTTCGACCTGGCTGCGTTGCAGAATAGCGATCGCGCCGCCGAGCAATTATTGGCAGAACTGACTGCTGCTGACTCGATCTGTGCCTATCGTCAAGGAGAGCGCTGGTTGCAGGCTTTTACTCCCGTGACTTTAGACGCTGCTGCAAAATCGCCGCGAATTAAAGAAGGAGGAGCGTACTTAATTACCGGTGGTTTGGGCGGTATTGGTTTGTCTTTGGCTCGCTATTTGGCAACAACAGCACAAGCCAAACTCTTGCTAACCGGACGCTCTGCCTTACCTCCAAGAGAGGAGTGGGATGCGTGGCAGGGAGAAGAAACCATTGGCGAGAAAATTCGTGCCGTCCGCGAATTGGAGAGCCTCGGAGCGCAAGTGACAGTTGCTGGAGCTGATGTGTGCGATCGCTCTGCCATGGAAAAAGCGATTGGCGAATTTCGCGATCGATATGGCGCTCTGCACGGAATCATCCACGCGGCAGGAGTTCCTGGAGGCGGAGTCATTCAGCGCAAAACTCGAGAAACAGCACGGGAGGTTCTCGCTCCAAAAGTTGAGGGAACTCTCGTGCTCGATGAGATTGTCAAGGATGTGCCTCTCGATTTCTTTGTGTTGTGTTCTTCTTTAGTTTCGATTAAAGGTGGATTCGGACAAGTTGATTATACGGCGGCGAATGCGTTTCTCGATGCCTTTGCCGGTTATAAGACTGCCGCCGATGGAACATTCACCGTGGCGATTAATTGGGATGCATGGCAAGACGTAGGTATGGCAGCGCGAGCCTCTCAACAGAATGGCAATGTATCGGAAAAACCATCGGTTTCATCCTTACCTTTAACGCCTAATCATCCATTATTCGAGAACTATAGTCGCGATGACCGACAGATTGTTTATCGCTCCCTGCTTACTCCTGAAAAGCATTGGCTTCTCGACGAACATCGCCTGCAAGGTCGAGGTATTATTCCCGGTACGGGCTATTTAGAAATGGCTTTAACGGCTGGATTGAATGCACTCGATCGCGATAATGTTCCGCATCGCTTACGCGATCGCGCAGTTGCCTTAAACAATGTTTATTTCCCCACTCCCTTAGCGGTCGAGGATGGCAAAAAACGCGAAGTACAAACTATTCTACAGCCTAATTCTCAAGGATATAAGTTTCAAATTACTGCCACAGGAGAAACGCCGATAGAGGGAGCCATCGGCAGCATTTTTGAGACTAAAATGCCCACCGAGACGTTGAATCTGCAAAGTTTAAGAGAACATTTAAACGGCGAGACTGTTAAGATTTCTGGAACAAATTACGATCCGCTAAAAGGGTTGATAAGATTTGGAAATAGATGGAAAAATTTAGTCGAGTTTGAATGGACAGAGTCGGAAGGATTGGCGACTCTAGAATTGTCCGAACGATTTGCCTCGGACTTAGATAGTTATCGCATTCATCCTGCCTTGTTGGATATTGCAGTTCATTTCTTGCTCGGACAGTTAAAAGACGATTCTTTCTACTTGCCTTTCTCTTACAAACAATTAATTTATGGGGGACGTTTGTCTCGTAAGATTTATAGCTATGCCAAGCTGCGCGATCGCACTGCCGATAGCTTTAAGTTTGATATTACAATTTTTGACGAAAGCGGTCGAGTTTTAATTGCGATCGAAGAATATACTTTGAGGAAATTTTATGCAGACTAA